From the genome of Parazoarcus communis, one region includes:
- the hda gene encoding DnaA regulatory inactivator Hda: MKQLVLDIRSDAPPTLDNFVVGANSELVASLSLLATDRSLLPAPHLYLWGTSGKGRSHLLQAAVAVAAANGRQTHYLNADTVRDALPETPDALLAIDDIDRLRPEAQIALFNAFNRARLNGQSLLLAGLQPPLALALREDLRTRIGQSLIFEVQPLDDDSRAAILATLAERRGLRLADEVVDFLMRHGRRDLPSLLAAFNALDAASLEQKRPITLPLLREMMQQGLAI, translated from the coding sequence ATGAAGCAACTGGTACTGGACATCCGCAGCGACGCCCCACCCACGCTGGACAATTTCGTGGTCGGCGCCAACAGCGAGCTCGTCGCCAGCCTGTCGCTTCTCGCGACCGACCGCAGCCTGCTGCCCGCGCCCCATCTCTACCTGTGGGGGACGAGCGGAAAGGGCCGCAGCCACCTGCTGCAGGCCGCGGTCGCGGTTGCCGCCGCAAATGGGCGCCAGACGCACTACCTGAATGCAGACACCGTGCGCGATGCGCTACCCGAAACGCCCGACGCGCTGCTGGCAATCGACGACATCGACCGTCTGCGCCCGGAAGCGCAGATCGCGCTCTTCAACGCATTCAATCGCGCCCGGCTCAACGGACAATCACTGCTGCTGGCGGGCCTGCAGCCGCCGCTCGCCCTCGCGCTGCGCGAAGACCTGCGAACACGCATCGGACAGAGTCTGATCTTCGAAGTCCAGCCGCTGGACGACGATTCACGCGCAGCGATTCTCGCAACACTGGCCGAACGCCGTGGTCTGCGCCTGGCCGACGAAGTCGTCGACTTCCTGATGCGCCACGGTCGTCGCGACCTGCCCAGCCTGCTCGCGGCGTTCAACGCACTCGACGCCGCATCGCTGGAACAGAAGCGCCCGATCACCCTGCCCCTGCTGCGCGAGATGATGCAGCAGGGCCTGGCAATCTGA
- a CDS encoding diguanylate cyclase domain-containing protein has product MSKEALASRLAALQRRFIDQLPERMQRLREALCPPAGQEACLSTARALTHGLSGSGGTFGFPEISDAARALSNALQRHDEHHPPEAVQPLLEALQAAVSKALRQGDTTPRPLVERKASAPADAALPVLLISADQALAGELRLKLGHFGYAVRAFDTVAAALGHAGEDSPLALIVDSDFTDDEKGGVQALTEHPFPAPRKPPLVFISARDDFEARLAGVRNGGQAYFTRPVEIPALAATLDTLTERIPPMPPRVLIIEDDENVSRFYAETLDASGVVPTCLTDPTRLAQALSESRPDLILMDLYLPGCDGIELASLIRQQDAYVSIPIVFLSSETAEEQQLLALKSGADDYLTKPVDPTRLVSVICSRARRAGVLREHIDHDSLTGLLNHGRLEERLELELLRSKRLGHPLAFAMIDLDHFKSVNDSHGHAAGDQVLRALARLLQSRLRRTDVAGRYGGEEFALILTDTDGASAQRILEPLRKEFAALSHLADGASFHVSFSCGIADFPTHPDAPSLATAADDALYDAKERGRNRIELAPSPHARPAA; this is encoded by the coding sequence TTGAGTAAGGAGGCCCTCGCAAGCCGGCTCGCGGCGCTGCAGCGCCGCTTTATCGACCAGTTGCCAGAACGGATGCAGCGGCTGCGGGAGGCCTTGTGTCCGCCCGCCGGACAGGAAGCGTGCCTGAGCACGGCCCGCGCGCTGACGCATGGTCTCTCCGGCTCGGGCGGAACCTTCGGCTTCCCGGAGATCAGCGATGCTGCGCGGGCACTGAGCAACGCTCTTCAGCGTCATGACGAGCACCACCCACCGGAAGCCGTTCAGCCCCTGCTTGAAGCGCTTCAGGCTGCCGTCAGCAAGGCCCTCCGGCAAGGCGACACGACGCCACGGCCGCTTGTCGAGCGCAAGGCATCCGCCCCCGCAGACGCTGCGCTGCCAGTGCTTCTGATCTCGGCCGATCAGGCGCTCGCAGGCGAGCTTCGTCTCAAGCTCGGCCACTTTGGCTATGCGGTTCGTGCCTTCGATACGGTGGCGGCCGCGCTCGGGCACGCGGGTGAGGACAGCCCGCTCGCCCTGATCGTCGACAGCGACTTTACCGATGACGAGAAGGGCGGCGTTCAGGCACTGACCGAGCATCCGTTCCCTGCGCCACGCAAACCGCCGCTCGTCTTCATCTCGGCGCGCGACGATTTCGAAGCCCGCCTGGCGGGCGTGCGAAATGGCGGGCAGGCCTATTTCACCAGACCGGTGGAGATTCCTGCGCTCGCCGCCACCCTCGATACCCTGACCGAGCGTATTCCGCCGATGCCACCCAGAGTCCTCATCATCGAGGACGACGAGAACGTTTCGCGCTTCTACGCCGAAACCCTTGATGCGTCGGGAGTCGTGCCAACCTGCCTCACCGACCCGACCCGTCTCGCCCAGGCACTCTCGGAGTCCCGCCCCGATCTGATCCTGATGGATCTCTACCTTCCCGGGTGCGACGGCATCGAACTGGCCTCGCTGATCCGGCAGCAGGACGCCTACGTCAGCATTCCGATCGTGTTCCTGTCGAGCGAAACGGCCGAAGAGCAGCAACTGCTCGCGCTCAAGAGCGGCGCGGACGACTATCTCACCAAGCCGGTCGATCCGACACGCCTCGTATCCGTCATCTGCAGCCGCGCACGGCGGGCAGGTGTGCTGCGCGAGCATATCGACCACGACAGCCTTACCGGCCTGCTCAATCACGGCAGGCTCGAAGAGCGACTGGAGCTCGAACTGCTGCGCTCCAAACGGCTCGGACATCCACTGGCATTCGCAATGATCGACCTCGATCATTTCAAGTCGGTCAACGACAGCCATGGCCATGCCGCGGGCGACCAGGTGTTGCGCGCCCTCGCACGGCTGCTGCAGAGCCGGCTGCGCCGCACCGATGTTGCCGGCCGCTACGGTGGCGAGGAATTCGCCCTCATCCTGACCGACACCGACGGGGCGTCGGCGCAGCGAATCCTGGAGCCGCTGCGCAAGGAGTTCGCCGCCTTGAGCCACCTTGCGGACGGCGCGAGCTTTCACGTCAGCTTCAGTTGCGGGATCGCCGACTTTCCCACCCATCCGGATGCACCCTCCCTCGCGACAGCCGCCGACGATGCGCTTTACGACGCCAAGGAACGCGGTCGCAACCGCATCGAACTGGCCCCCTCCCCCCATGCCCGCCCGGCCGCCTAG
- a CDS encoding response regulator, which produces MNPDLLKKILYVEDEPDIQTVATMALQALGGFELECCSSGAEAAAKAPAFEPDVILLDVMMPVMDGPSTLQALRQLPGLALTPVIFMTAKVQPQEVAHYRALGALDVIHKPFDPMSLADQVRQIWLHAEAFDLE; this is translated from the coding sequence ATGAACCCTGATCTGCTCAAGAAAATTCTCTACGTCGAGGACGAGCCCGACATCCAGACCGTTGCCACCATGGCCCTGCAGGCGCTCGGCGGCTTCGAACTCGAGTGTTGCAGCTCCGGCGCCGAGGCGGCAGCCAAGGCGCCCGCCTTCGAGCCCGACGTGATTCTGCTTGACGTCATGATGCCGGTCATGGACGGTCCCTCGACATTGCAAGCCCTGCGCCAGCTCCCGGGCCTTGCCCTTACGCCGGTCATTTTCATGACCGCAAAGGTGCAACCGCAGGAGGTGGCGCATTACCGGGCACTCGGCGCGCTGGATGTCATCCACAAGCCCTTCGATCCCATGAGCCTTGCAGATCAGGTGCGCCAGATCTGGCTCCATGCGGAGGCGTTCGACCTTGAGTAA
- the purM gene encoding phosphoribosylformylglycinamidine cyclo-ligase, with amino-acid sequence MSAHKTSLSYRDAGVDIEAGDALVDRIKPFAKRTMRPEVLGGIGGFGALFELSKKYREPVLVSGTDGVGTKLKLAFHWNKHDTVGQDLVAMSVNDILVQGAEPLFFLDYFACGKLDVDTAADVVKGIAQGCELSGCALIGGETAEMPSMYPDGEYDLAGFAVGAVEKADIIDGSKIVPGDVVLGLASSGAHSNGYSLIRKIIDVAQPDLDADFHGRKFRDVVMEPTRLYVKPLLALMQAMPGVVKGMAHITGGGITENVPRILRDELVARIDAASWKLPPLFQWLQEAGNVDMQEMYRVFNCGIGMAVVVAADQADAVTAQLSAAGETVHRIGRIDARQDGEAQTIVG; translated from the coding sequence TTGAGCGCGCACAAAACCTCCCTTTCCTATCGTGATGCCGGTGTCGACATCGAGGCCGGCGACGCCCTGGTCGACCGCATCAAGCCTTTCGCCAAGCGCACCATGCGTCCCGAAGTGCTCGGTGGCATCGGCGGTTTCGGCGCCCTGTTCGAACTGTCGAAAAAATACCGCGAGCCGGTGCTGGTGTCCGGTACTGACGGTGTAGGCACCAAGCTCAAGCTGGCGTTCCACTGGAACAAGCATGACACCGTTGGTCAGGATCTGGTGGCCATGAGTGTGAACGATATTCTGGTGCAAGGTGCGGAGCCGCTGTTCTTTCTCGACTACTTTGCCTGCGGCAAGCTCGATGTCGACACCGCGGCCGATGTGGTCAAGGGCATCGCCCAGGGCTGCGAACTCTCCGGTTGCGCCCTGATCGGCGGCGAAACCGCCGAGATGCCCAGCATGTATCCCGATGGCGAATACGACCTCGCCGGCTTTGCGGTGGGTGCGGTGGAGAAGGCCGACATCATCGACGGCTCGAAGATCGTGCCGGGCGACGTGGTGCTTGGCCTGGCCTCGAGCGGTGCGCATTCCAACGGCTACTCGCTGATCCGCAAGATCATCGATGTCGCCCAGCCTGACCTGGACGCCGATTTCCATGGCCGCAAGTTCCGTGACGTGGTGATGGAGCCGACCCGCCTCTACGTCAAGCCGCTGCTCGCACTGATGCAGGCGATGCCGGGCGTGGTCAAGGGCATGGCCCATATTACCGGCGGCGGCATTACCGAAAACGTGCCGCGCATTCTGCGCGACGAACTCGTCGCACGCATCGACGCTGCGAGCTGGAAGCTGCCGCCGCTGTTCCAGTGGCTGCAGGAGGCAGGCAACGTCGACATGCAGGAGATGTACCGGGTGTTCAACTGCGGTATCGGCATGGCGGTGGTGGTGGCAGCAGACCAGGCCGACGCGGTGACCGCACAGCTGAGTGCTGCCGGCGAGACGGTGCACCGGATCGGTCGCATCGATGCGCGCCAGGATGGAGAGGCGCAGACCATCGTCGGCTGA
- a CDS encoding efflux RND transporter permease subunit, which produces MVLSEICIKRPVFATVLSLMVLLVGLMSLSRLTIREYPNIDEPVVTVDTTYRGASAEIVESQVTKPLEDSLAGIEGVDVLSSISRQERSQITVRFRIERSADSAAADVRDRVSRARRMLPDDVDEPVIAKVEADASPIIWVAFSSDRHSPLEMSDFASRIVKPRLQTLPGAADARVYGERRYSMRVWIDRDRLAAFGLVAQDVEDAIRRQNVELPAGRIEGREREFAVVARTDLVDPQQFGAVVVRQASTPDGYPVRIRDIGRVEVAPANERTSVRFMGKPAISLGLIKQSTANPLELKKGLLEMLPRLEAELPEGMSMTIANDTTVFIERSIASVFSTVWEAVLLVAIVCLFFLRNWRAMLVPLVTIPVSLVGAFALMYVMGFSVNTLTLLALVLAIGLVVDDAIVVLENIYRHIEEGMAPMAAAFRGAKEIGFAVVAMTVTLAAVYAPVAFMTGRTGKLFAEFALTLAGAVIVSGFVALTLSPMMCSKLLRHERSHGWLYLLIERFLVGLGSTYRRVLTRMLELRWLVMLAFGLVAASAVVLLGALKSELAPVEDRGRVVSIFSGPEGATIDYMARYAAQVEDIFSRTADIDRYLVITGNPTVSQGISFAGFTDWSERERNASAIASELGPKLRAIPGINAFPVLPAAFGQSSRSRPINVVVLSSASYEELGEYTDRIVDELQANPGFISPDTDLKLTKPELGVLVDREKAADLGVSIDVIGRTLETMLGGRQVTRYKRDAEQYDVVVQMDAGSRTDPRDIRDIFVRGKDGGMVPLSNLLTVDESLSPRELNHFGQRRAVAITANLAPDYSMGEALAFVEEVSRRVLPAGYTIDYDGQSREFKSSSASLALTFLLALAFIYLVLAAQFESFRDPLIIMLTVPLSMAGALAALWLTGGTLNVYSQIGLVTLVGLITKHGILIVEFANQLREGGESLRTAVIEASVTRLRPILMTTGAMVLGAIPLALATGAGAESRQQIGWVIVGGLLLGTFFTLFVVPTVYTLVARRERQPDLAAERPGRLASEDA; this is translated from the coding sequence GTGGTTCTTTCCGAAATCTGCATCAAGCGCCCGGTCTTTGCGACCGTGCTGTCGCTGATGGTGCTGCTCGTCGGCCTGATGTCGCTGTCGCGCCTGACCATTCGCGAGTATCCAAACATCGACGAACCAGTGGTCACGGTCGACACCACGTATCGCGGCGCCAGTGCCGAGATCGTCGAATCCCAGGTCACCAAGCCACTGGAAGACTCGCTGGCCGGAATCGAAGGCGTCGATGTGCTGTCGTCGATCAGTCGCCAGGAGCGCAGCCAGATTACGGTGCGCTTCCGCATCGAGCGCAGTGCCGACAGTGCGGCGGCCGACGTGCGCGACCGGGTGTCGCGGGCGCGCCGCATGCTGCCCGATGATGTGGACGAGCCGGTGATCGCCAAGGTGGAGGCCGATGCCAGTCCGATCATCTGGGTCGCGTTCTCATCCGACCGCCATTCGCCGCTGGAGATGAGCGACTTTGCCAGCCGCATCGTCAAACCCAGGCTGCAGACCTTGCCGGGGGCGGCCGATGCGCGCGTGTATGGCGAGCGCCGCTACTCGATGCGGGTGTGGATCGATCGCGATCGCCTGGCCGCTTTCGGCCTCGTCGCGCAGGATGTCGAGGATGCCATCCGGCGTCAGAACGTCGAGCTTCCTGCTGGGCGCATAGAGGGGCGCGAGCGCGAGTTCGCGGTGGTGGCGCGCACCGACCTGGTCGATCCGCAGCAGTTCGGTGCGGTGGTGGTGCGTCAGGCCAGTACGCCCGATGGCTACCCGGTGCGGATTCGCGACATTGGCCGTGTCGAGGTGGCGCCCGCCAATGAGCGCACGTCGGTGCGCTTCATGGGCAAGCCCGCCATCTCGCTGGGCCTGATCAAGCAGTCCACCGCCAATCCGCTGGAGCTCAAGAAGGGCTTGCTGGAGATGTTGCCCAGGCTCGAGGCTGAGCTGCCCGAGGGCATGTCGATGACGATCGCCAATGACACGACCGTGTTCATCGAGCGCTCCATCGCGTCAGTGTTCTCCACCGTCTGGGAAGCGGTGCTGCTGGTGGCGATCGTGTGCCTGTTCTTCCTGCGCAACTGGCGCGCGATGCTGGTGCCCCTGGTCACCATCCCGGTGTCGCTGGTCGGGGCTTTCGCGCTGATGTATGTGATGGGGTTTTCGGTCAATACGCTGACGCTGCTGGCGCTGGTGCTCGCCATCGGGCTGGTGGTCGACGATGCCATCGTGGTGCTGGAGAACATCTACCGCCATATCGAGGAGGGCATGGCGCCGATGGCGGCGGCCTTCCGTGGCGCAAAGGAGATTGGCTTCGCGGTCGTGGCGATGACCGTCACGCTGGCCGCAGTGTATGCACCGGTTGCCTTCATGACCGGCCGGACGGGCAAGCTCTTCGCCGAGTTTGCGCTGACCCTGGCGGGGGCGGTGATCGTGTCGGGTTTCGTGGCGCTGACGCTGTCGCCGATGATGTGCTCAAAGCTGCTGCGCCATGAACGCAGTCATGGATGGCTGTACCTCCTGATCGAACGCTTTCTCGTCGGTCTCGGTTCCACCTACCGGCGCGTGCTCACGCGCATGCTGGAACTGCGCTGGCTGGTGATGCTCGCGTTTGGCCTGGTTGCGGCCTCCGCAGTGGTGCTGCTCGGGGCGCTCAAGTCCGAACTGGCGCCGGTCGAGGATCGCGGCCGGGTGGTCAGCATCTTCAGTGGCCCGGAAGGGGCGACGATCGATTACATGGCGCGCTACGCGGCACAGGTCGAGGACATCTTCAGCCGCACGGCCGACATTGATCGCTATCTGGTCATCACCGGGAATCCGACGGTATCCCAGGGCATCTCCTTTGCCGGCTTTACCGACTGGTCGGAGCGCGAGCGCAATGCGTCCGCGATCGCGAGCGAACTGGGGCCAAAGCTGAGGGCGATTCCCGGCATCAATGCCTTCCCGGTCTTGCCGGCTGCTTTCGGGCAGAGTTCGCGGTCGCGTCCGATCAACGTCGTGGTGCTCAGTTCGGCGTCTTACGAGGAGCTGGGCGAGTACACCGACAGGATTGTCGACGAGTTGCAGGCAAACCCCGGCTTCATCTCGCCGGACACCGATCTGAAGCTCACCAAGCCCGAACTCGGGGTGCTCGTTGACCGGGAGAAGGCTGCAGACCTCGGTGTTTCGATCGATGTCATCGGACGCACGCTCGAAACCATGCTCGGCGGCCGCCAGGTCACGCGCTACAAGCGCGATGCGGAGCAGTACGACGTCGTGGTGCAGATGGATGCCGGCAGCCGGACCGACCCGCGCGACATCCGCGACATCTTCGTGCGCGGCAAGGATGGCGGGATGGTGCCGCTGTCCAATCTGCTCACCGTGGATGAGAGTCTGAGCCCGCGTGAGCTCAATCACTTTGGCCAGCGTCGTGCGGTGGCAATCACGGCCAATCTGGCACCCGACTACTCGATGGGTGAGGCCCTCGCCTTCGTGGAAGAGGTCAGCCGCCGCGTGCTGCCGGCTGGCTATACCATCGACTACGATGGACAGTCGCGTGAGTTCAAGAGCAGTTCCGCAAGTCTCGCGCTGACCTTTCTGCTCGCCCTGGCCTTCATCTATCTGGTGCTGGCAGCCCAGTTCGAAAGTTTTCGCGATCCCTTGATCATCATGCTCACCGTCCCGCTGTCGATGGCTGGGGCGCTTGCTGCGCTGTGGCTGACCGGCGGTACGCTCAACGTGTATAGCCAGATCGGGCTGGTCACGCTGGTGGGCCTGATCACCAAGCACGGCATCCTGATCGTCGAGTTCGCCAACCAGTTGCGCGAAGGGGGCGAGTCGCTGCGTACCGCAGTCATCGAGGCATCGGTCACGCGTTTGCGCCCCATTCTCATGACCACCGGCGCCATGGTGCTGGGCGCGATTCCGCTCGCACTGGCCACCGGCGCCGGGGCCGAAAGCCGGCAACAGATCGGCTGGGTGATTGTCGGCGGTCTGCTGCTGGGCACTTTCTTCACACTCTTCGTCGTACCGACGGTCTATACTTTAGTCGCACGCCGCGAGCGTCAGCCTGATTTGGCGGCTGAACGCCCGGGCCGTCTGGCGTCGGAGGACGCCTGA
- a CDS encoding response regulator, with translation MEALPSLKVLVVEDDPLQREACEAFLGALGQRVVTTASGDDAITLFEREEPDLVLMDVLLPTIDGFETTRRLRAQWGEHWVPIIYLTVLDSSARLIEGLEAGGDDYLVKPVSVDILEAKLRSVIRTLSLYRQIEESRDDLKRANITLTRANRELDTFAYSVAHDLKAPLRAIDGYRGLLMEDYAERLAPEAKDYLERIGLSVAHMNTLIDDMLVYSRIERGTQKTTTLELKPLIESALQLYQRELDASKVQVTVTATGSLSADRRGIELALRNLIGNAVKFVASEPSPSIEIGFEQDADRQHLWVSDNGIGFDMRHSNRIFDIFQRLHPSDRYPGTGIGLAIVRKAIERMGGRAWAESSPGKGACFHLEWPA, from the coding sequence ATGGAAGCATTGCCCTCCCTCAAGGTACTGGTCGTCGAAGACGATCCTTTGCAGCGCGAAGCCTGCGAAGCCTTTCTCGGGGCGCTGGGCCAGCGCGTCGTCACGACAGCCAGTGGCGATGACGCCATTACCCTTTTCGAGCGAGAGGAACCCGACCTTGTCCTGATGGATGTGCTGCTGCCGACGATCGACGGCTTCGAGACCACGCGCCGCCTCCGGGCGCAGTGGGGCGAACACTGGGTGCCAATCATCTATCTCACCGTCCTCGACAGCTCCGCACGGCTGATCGAGGGACTGGAAGCCGGAGGCGACGACTATCTGGTGAAGCCGGTGAGCGTGGATATTCTGGAAGCCAAGCTTCGCTCCGTGATTCGCACGCTCTCGCTGTACCGGCAGATCGAAGAGTCGCGTGACGACCTGAAACGCGCAAACATCACGCTCACCCGCGCCAACCGGGAGCTCGACACCTTCGCCTATTCGGTCGCACATGATCTGAAGGCACCACTGCGCGCAATCGATGGCTACCGCGGGCTACTGATGGAAGACTACGCCGAACGCCTGGCGCCCGAGGCGAAAGACTACCTCGAGCGAATCGGCCTCAGTGTCGCCCACATGAACACCCTGATCGACGACATGCTCGTCTATTCGCGCATCGAACGCGGCACACAGAAAACCACTACGCTGGAACTGAAGCCGCTCATTGAGAGCGCCTTGCAGCTCTATCAGCGCGAACTCGACGCGAGCAAGGTGCAGGTCACCGTCACCGCCACAGGCAGCCTGAGTGCAGATCGCAGAGGGATCGAACTTGCGCTCAGAAACCTCATTGGCAATGCCGTGAAGTTCGTGGCATCGGAGCCTTCCCCAAGCATCGAAATCGGCTTTGAGCAAGACGCCGATCGTCAGCATCTGTGGGTCAGTGACAACGGCATCGGCTTTGACATGCGGCACAGCAACCGCATATTCGACATCTTTCAGCGCCTGCACCCGTCGGACCGATACCCTGGCACCGGCATCGGACTCGCAATCGTGAGAAAGGCCATCGAGCGCATGGGCGGGCGCGCATGGGCCGAAAGCAGCCCGGGCAAGGGCGCCTGCTTCCACCTGGAATGGCCCGCCTGA
- a CDS encoding AI-2E family transporter, producing MNMPRADRLQTAAWAGAALALVGLFWLLSPILAPFVVAGVFAYICDPAVNWLVRRRVPRAAAVLLVITGLGLILVTLTLILMPMLYREAVTLMRRLPDLIELFNLRVSPLLQARFNIDLQLDSAQVRSLMTQHWDNAQDLIPILLGHLKTGGMAIVGVLANLFLIPVVMFYLLQEWPRIVAGLQHIVPRPWIGRTMRIIGDVDSVLSEFLRGQLSVMLLLAIFYSLGLWLAGLKFALPVGVVTGLLVFIPYVGFGGGLLLAILAALLQGDSWSPLIGVAVVYGIGQLLESFLLTPYLVGERIGLHPLAVIFALMAFGQLFGFVGVLVALPVSAALLVGLRELSAAWFSSPVYLGQRKDT from the coding sequence ATGAACATGCCCCGCGCCGATCGTCTGCAAACTGCTGCCTGGGCAGGTGCCGCCCTGGCACTGGTCGGCCTGTTCTGGCTGCTGTCTCCCATCCTTGCCCCCTTCGTCGTAGCCGGCGTGTTTGCCTACATCTGCGACCCTGCGGTCAATTGGCTGGTGCGACGAAGAGTGCCGCGCGCCGCCGCCGTGCTGCTGGTCATTACCGGCCTCGGCCTGATTCTGGTCACGCTGACGCTGATCCTGATGCCGATGCTGTACCGTGAAGCCGTCACCCTGATGCGACGCCTGCCCGACCTGATCGAGCTGTTCAACCTCCGCGTGAGTCCCCTGCTGCAGGCACGCTTCAATATCGACCTGCAGCTTGATTCGGCGCAGGTCCGCAGCTTGATGACCCAGCACTGGGACAATGCGCAGGACCTGATCCCCATCCTGCTCGGTCATCTCAAGACGGGCGGAATGGCCATCGTCGGCGTACTTGCCAACCTGTTCCTGATTCCGGTGGTGATGTTCTATCTGCTACAGGAATGGCCGCGCATTGTTGCGGGCCTGCAACACATCGTGCCGCGCCCCTGGATCGGCCGCACCATGCGCATCATCGGCGACGTCGACTCCGTGCTGTCGGAGTTCCTGCGCGGTCAGCTCTCGGTGATGCTGTTGCTGGCCATTTTCTACAGCCTCGGCCTCTGGCTTGCCGGACTCAAGTTCGCGCTGCCGGTCGGCGTCGTTACCGGGCTGCTCGTGTTCATTCCCTACGTCGGCTTTGGCGGGGGCCTGCTGCTGGCCATTCTCGCTGCCCTGCTGCAGGGCGACAGCTGGTCGCCGCTGATCGGTGTCGCCGTGGTCTATGGCATCGGTCAGCTGCTCGAGAGTTTTCTGCTCACGCCCTACCTGGTCGGCGAGCGCATCGGTCTGCATCCGCTGGCCGTCATCTTCGCCCTGATGGCCTTCGGCCAGCTGTTCGGTTTTGTCGGCGTGCTGGTCGCACTGCCGGTGAGTGCAGCCTTGCTGGTGGGCCTGCGCGAACTCAGCGCAGCCTGGTTTTCCAGCCCGGTCTATCTGGGCCAACGGAAGGACACATGA
- a CDS encoding efflux RND transporter periplasmic adaptor subunit: MSNRRPLVLALSLAGLVMLGLYAWQSSRSSTMPVRAGGAPASAAAQSGAAKAVAAAVAVEVQPVRTQAMADDVTAVGSLVSNESVVLRPEVAGRIAEIGFRDGAPVRKGDVLVAFDASVQRAELQQAQASLNLAVANHRRAEDLFARKFFSQSGLDTAKSQLEAARASVALAQARFERTRIRAPFDGIAGIRKVSVGDYIKDGEALVNVEDVDTLKLDFRLPELYLGRLEVGQRLEVTSDVLPGERFDAMLDAIDPLVDAQGRAVQLRARLANSGNRLRPGVFVRVRLILEARPEVPVVPEEALVAAPGNVQFVYRVDEGRAKRVDVLTGSRRGGMVELVEGPAVGDTVVTAGQLKLRDGAAVSIVPVAAVAAAGPD, encoded by the coding sequence ATGTCCAACCGCCGCCCGCTGGTCCTTGCCCTGAGTCTTGCCGGACTCGTGATGCTTGGGCTTTATGCCTGGCAGTCCAGCCGTTCCTCCACGATGCCTGTTCGCGCCGGCGGTGCGCCGGCCTCGGCCGCTGCTCAGTCCGGCGCTGCCAAGGCCGTTGCCGCTGCTGTGGCGGTGGAGGTGCAGCCGGTCAGGACTCAGGCCATGGCCGACGATGTCACCGCAGTGGGGTCCCTGGTGTCCAACGAATCGGTCGTGCTGCGCCCGGAGGTGGCCGGCCGTATCGCAGAGATTGGTTTTCGCGACGGTGCGCCGGTGCGCAAAGGGGATGTGCTGGTGGCCTTCGATGCTTCCGTGCAGCGCGCCGAACTGCAGCAGGCGCAGGCGAGTCTGAATCTGGCCGTGGCCAATCACCGCCGTGCGGAAGATCTGTTCGCGCGCAAGTTCTTCAGCCAGAGCGGCCTCGACACCGCGAAGTCACAACTGGAGGCGGCGCGCGCATCGGTTGCGCTGGCGCAGGCGCGTTTCGAACGTACCCGGATTCGTGCCCCCTTCGACGGCATTGCCGGAATCCGCAAGGTGAGTGTCGGCGACTACATCAAGGATGGCGAGGCACTGGTCAACGTTGAGGATGTTGACACGCTCAAGCTTGATTTCCGCTTGCCCGAGCTTTACCTCGGACGGCTGGAGGTCGGGCAGCGGCTCGAAGTCACGAGCGATGTGCTGCCGGGCGAGCGTTTCGACGCCATGCTCGACGCCATCGACCCGTTGGTCGATGCCCAGGGCCGTGCGGTGCAACTGCGTGCCCGGCTGGCGAACAGCGGCAATCGTCTGCGCCCCGGTGTTTTCGTGCGTGTGCGCCTGATTCTGGAGGCCCGCCCCGAGGTGCCTGTCGTTCCCGAAGAGGCGCTGGTTGCCGCACCTGGAAACGTGCAGTTCGTCTATCGCGTCGATGAAGGCAGGGCAAAACGGGTTGATGTGCTTACCGGGTCTCGTCGGGGCGGCATGGTCGAGCTCGTCGAAGGGCCTGCCGTCGGCGATACAGTGGTGACGGCCGGTCAGCTCAAGCTGCGCGATGGTGCTGCGGTGAGCATCGTCCCGGTGGCTGCGGTCGCCGCCGCTGGCCCGGACTGA